One Scophthalmus maximus strain ysfricsl-2021 chromosome 7, ASM2237912v1, whole genome shotgun sequence genomic window, TctagaaaaacaaagtgttctATGGTAGAGTAGGAATATAGTCTAAGTGTGATTGCTGCTTACCAGTGTAGCTGTAGAAGACAGGGGTGGGGTCTCAAGGATACTCTCCACGTGACTCCATTTGAAATCCACTGTCACACTGCTCTGTGACTCAATCATGGTGTTTTCAACAACAGTGGAGCCAAACAAGTTGAACCTGGCACTGCCCTTAATTCCCATctggaaacacagacagatgaagtGAAGTCATATTCATTCACACCGACTTCAAAGAGAGGATGCACACTGCACACTCACCGAGGATGGGTGATGCCTTTTCTTGTGCTCTTGTTTAAGCTCATCCAAGGTTATGAAAGTACTTTTGTCGACCGTTgagcctaaaaaaaaatcagagttgGAATAAAGCAAAATGTTAGAAAcatcaaaacaacattaattGTAAACAAATATTCTGGCTTATTCAAAGAGGTATGGAGCAATTGAGCAATACCTTTGCAGGTAACAGAGTATAATTTTACACCAGACACTTTGTGTCCCACAcagactgtttctgccccaAACCAGGTTGTTCTAGCAGGATCAGACATGTCACACCGCACCCACAGAGGGTGTAATGCAGTGTTATTGTTCCCAGCTGACATATTGCCATTTTGAGCTAATGTGTACCAAGACAGCAACTTCCTGTAacattagaagaaaagaaaagaaacgactAAATCTTACATGTCAGCAGCAGTATATTTGATACACTGGTTATAGTATCATACTTGCTTCATTTGGATTAAAATGTAAGCTTCTTGGAATTGGTTACCTTGCTTTTGAGATTGTGAGCGGCTGTGGTCCCAGGTCTGTTTGGAGAACACTAGCATcgtcagcatcagcatcagcatcagcatcatcagcagagCAGTTTGAATTCTCAGTTATTTGACGACCATCGGGTTCACTTATCTGTGGAACCTtgtaaagaaagacagaaaaacaatagtCCAAATGTCATCAAATTTGAGGGGATTGAGAAGGCTGTATGAAAAGATATGCACCAGCAGTTACTAGTATCTCAAGTTATAAATCCAGGGCTTTTACAATGAAGCATGGTGCACTTGTTATACACAACGATGAGAACTGAACTAAAATTCAGGGCTAGTGGAGAAAACAGAATGTGCCCCATCCCATACCAACATTAGCATGTCAAACCAATCCTTAGCAGCTGGTGATGTATCAGAAAGATGATGTTCATGGTCCTTTTATCGATTTACATATTACACTGTAATACTTGTCTATGGCTTGCAGacgtatacagtatgtttaatGCATCAACATTACTCACATCTTTTTGACAGATGAAGACTGGCTGGTTACCACAGTACATATTCACCACAGCAATTTGATCGCCATTCATCTTTAATATTTGAACGTCCTCCTGAAACAGATACAGTGTCAACATTAGAGTTGCAACAACCAATTAACACCATCAATTAATtcagattgttttctcgattgGTCCAGTTAAACTATAATTATAAAGTAAGACAAAGAAATGCGGATATgggattacattttctttttgctttttttttttaatgctttactTATGCTACAAATCGATTCTAAAAAAGTTAAGTTTATTGTTCGACTCTAATCCAAATCAGTACTGTAACAGAGACATACACACCAAACTGTGACAGATTTTAGATACACATTGAATCACCTCGTGTGTGAATGGATCGTTGCTTTCCTCATCCTGCAGGGATCTGAGGCGAAGCACAGCAGGAATTAACTTTACTTCAGCAAGAAAGCAACTTTTCAACATTAACTTAACGTTAACGCCAGCTACGTTATAGATCCGAAACTCACCGAAGAATGTTAAAAAAGTCCTTGGCACTGGATATCACCTTTGAGCCCATCGCGACAGCTCCTCTGTCGCAGAGCCGATAATGTGTACACGACAGAGAAAAGACGTTCACAGTTTTTAACTTCAACGGATCAAACTTTGAGCTGCTACTGTTGTTTTGACAGtcgcgcgcgctctctctcaAACTGTGACGTCACGAGGTCAGAGGTTACCACCGTCGTTGTAAATTTAtaagaaataaattaacaaataagGTAGAAAAGTGTAGTAATACTCTCATACACATGAAATATGATCATTTaagtcaattttaaaatgttcgacagaattaaaaaaaaaagttgccgAGAAAGTAGATCGGTCTCTTACGCATATCCGTCGCCAACATGGCGTAAAGAAATAGTCCCAGCTGTCGCAACAAATTTCAAGGTTTTTGTTTAGTCTTGAGAGCCTGAGTGAATCCAGTAACGAAATTCGTTTTACATTGATGGAAGATTAACGCAAGCTTCCCCGTCTGGGGTCAAGAAAAGGAATTGTCGAAATAACGCTCTTGCCGGAAGTGGTATACTCCGAAGCGGACGCATAAAGCATTCCAGGATTTTCACCAACTTCCTTTTTACTGTGGCCGCCATAGCGTAAGGAACGTGGTGCCCGGCGAGCCgaaaaataattcaagaaaaTGGTGAGAAATTACACCCATATCGCTTTAACCCGTTCACATAATGTGTCGATTATCACGTCGTTCATACTTGAACAAAAGTGGCCGTGCAGCCGATGCTTTAAGAAGAAGATTTAGCGGCAGGGAGGCGGACAGCTCCCGGCTAGCTCTGAAGCTAACACGAGGAGCCATTTTGGACGAGCTGCTTTAGTTGAACAGTTACACGTGTAGTTGTCGCCTAGGTGGCGGACCAGTCACATGCGGCAAGAGGGTCGTTTCCTCGCGGCTGTAGTTTTCTTAATGTCGTAACCGTCCTGACGTTAAGTCCGTCGATGGCCTGAGCACGGTTGCGGTCGTCTACTTAAAGTGGCCGAGTTAGCGTCAAGATTTCCATGTCATGTTACGTTAGCATGTACCTGCTAGCCAACGCGAACGCGCTCTACCGCAGTTCGTCTTAATTGACATTGATGAGGTAATAACTTGAATAGTGTCCTTCCGGTAAAGTGGCTGATTTAATATGAATAGTTGCATCGCGTTTGACCAGGATGATATAAAGTTAATTTTGTCTGCACATGCGACTTGGTGTGACGATATGTTCCTGCAGTACGTTTTGTGAAATTGCTCATTATCAAATAATGATGGGTTCTTACCGGATATCCTAGTCTCAAATCCAACATTATGTAACAATATATTATGCAGCTGAGcccatttcttctttttgcgTCCTAGGCCTGTGCCCGACCCCTGATCTCGGTTTACTCCGAGAAAGGAGAATCTTCAGGCAAAAATGTCGTCATGCCTGCTGTGTTCAAGGCTCCAATTCGCCCCGATGTGGTGAACtttgtgcacacaaacatgcgcaAAAACAGCCGCCAGCCGTACGCAGTTAGTGAACTGGCAGGTGAGTgatttgattaatatttttgacttttcctcagtgatttttcttgatttttttttttgaatgaaatgatgtTGGTGATTCATGTGTGTAATTGCATATTTCAGGCCACCAGACCAGTGCAGAGTCCTGGGGTACCGGAAGAGCTGTGGCCCGTATTCCACGTGTGCGAGGTGGTGGTACTCACCGCTCTGGCCAGGGTGCTTTTGGGAATGTATCCTTTTGAGTACAATAGAACTGAAGCAGTTTTCCCTTTGTGTAATACTTCACATACATTGACAAACTACAATGTTAGACTTGCTGTGATGGTGTAATTTGCGACTGACTCTGTGACCAGTGACAGTATGCCTGCTGTCATATGCTGGCACAGATGGCTGACGAACATTGAGTCTGAGCAGGTATTTGGTACTTCAGTACTGAACTGTACTCCAGCAGTTGTTGAACCTCCTTGACTCTGATGTAGATGTGTCGTGGAGGTCGCATGTTTGCCCCCACCAAGACCTGGCGCCGCTGGCACCGCAGGATCAACACAACCCAGAAGCGCTATGCCATCTGCTCGGCCctcgctgcctctgctcttcCTGCACTTGTGATGTCCAAAGGTAAGAGCAGATTGACCAAATTTGTAGAAGATAATGGGTGTGGATTAGCCATCACTATATTGTAGTAAATCTGTTTAACAACATTTTCTTGCCATGATGGTGTAATTTGCGTCTGACCCGGTGAACAGTGACAGTTGCCTGCTGTCTTAAGCTGTCACTGGGTATTGATGATTGTTAAATTCTGAGCAAGCTTTGGTAAAACCTGAGTCTCAGTTactagtttgtgtgtgtggtgatcgGTGACTGATTGTGATTTTCCCTGGTAGGACACCGCATTGAGGAAATCCCAGAGGTCCCACTGGTGGTTGAAGACAAAGTTGAGGGCTACAAGAAGACCAAGGAGGCAGTGCTTCTGCTGAAGAAGCTGAAAGCCTGGAATGACATCAAGAAGGTAATTTAATTCAGACCCTTAGCTAAAGGAGTTGGTTATAGTTTAAAATAAAGTGTGGTAGTTGGGTTGGAGGGTGTCAGCTATTCTGTTACCAGCATAAAGATTATAGAGTTtaactgctattttttttaaagcttgaattaaatcattttatgaaAAGGGTGAAGACAAAACCACAATAAAAACTACATCACAGTTCAAATGGAGATTATGAGAGAGAACAATAACTGAAGTCCATTTCATATTTATGATTTGAAGCATtgcattaaaatgataaatgttgtTTCATTGTCTAACACTGAAAGCACTGCCTCTGCCAGTGGTAGCTCCGCTTCTATTgcaatctgtcttttttttaaatgttgtatgGTGTTAACTTTGTAAATATTCTGTTCCAGGTCTATGCCTCTCAGCGCATGCGTGCTGGCAAAGGTAAGATGAGGAACCGCCGAAGGATCCAACGTAAAGGACCATGCATCATCTACAACCAAGATGCTGGTGTCACCAAAGCCTTCAGAAATATCCCAGGTGTGCTTGTTAAAACAGACTTACTGTTGTGTATATTGGTATCTGAGCATTTCCTTAAGATTCTTTATATTTAGtattgtcccaaaaaaaattggacaaTACTAAATATAAAgaatcttcttttttcaattgGCTTATCATAGGAATACTTGGaatcaaaatgttaatattccccaatttaaaatatttcctttttaaaaagaagaaacactgtTCTACTCTTCCTGTGAGTCTTAAATTATCGCTTGTGCTGTTCATGCAGGCATCACTCTGCAGAATGTGAACCAACTGAACCTCCTGAGGCTTGCCCCTGGTGGTCACGTTGGACGCTTCTGCATCTGGACTGAGAGCGCTTTCCGCAAGCTGGATGAGCTGTACGGCACCTGGCGTAAACCAGCCTCCCTTAAAGTTGACTACAAGTGAGTATTTAAGGAGCATGCACACTGTACCACAAGACAAACCGGTGTTGACCATATTACAGTGATGAGCTTCCACTTCAGGTCCGTGTTTTTGAATATATGTGATATTTAACGAAGTTCTGAGTTTGAACGTCAAAATACTGGCCAGGGTCCTGTTCATATAGTTTCCATACATTAACCTTCTTTGTCTCCCATTTCAGCCTGCCAATGCACAAGATGACCAACACAGACCTGAGCAGGATTCTTAAGAGTGAGGAGATCCAGAAAGCACTTCGTGCACCCAAGTAAGCACTGCTCCATTTAAGTTTAATGTTTCTTAGCTGGCCAAACATGATGATGTTCCACTTCAGGTCCGTGTTTCTGAACCCTGATTATAATGGAAGTTCTGAGCAACACAAGAGGGTTTGTTGCGAATATTGGCGTTTAGCAGCTCATAGTTAACGGGTGagttttattgtcattacagcAAGAAGATCAACCGCAGAGTTCTGAAGAAGAATCCTCTGAAGAACTTGAAGATCATGCTCAAACTCAACCCTTACGCCAAGACAGCAAGACGTCATGCCATCCTCAAGCATGACCCTGCGGTAAGAAGTGAAACTGTTCAAGAAGCAAAAATTGTAGATGTAAACATTGGTCATTActtaaaaataatctgtttggTCTTTCTGTAGATCAAGGCGAAGATGCTGAAACCCAAGAAGAGGCCCGGAAAGAAGAGGGCACCTGCAAAGCCCAAGGCCTAAATTTATACTTAACAGACTGGAGTTCAGTGATAATAAAACAGTGATTTCAAATTCACGACTcagtcttttaaaatgtttatttcacaaaaaggtATGAATCTTTTGGTGCTGAAAGAACACTGAGGTAAAAAGGCTTATCAAGCACATAGGTTGAGCAGCATTTGTCACGATCATTAGAAAAATATGGCTTTTCACGCAGGCCTGCAATGCAGCCCAGATGAACATTCAGTACAATAGTAATTTCACTTGGCCTGAAGGTTTGTACACTAACTATATTGACTATATAACTATTTATTGCACAACTTTTTTTAACCCATTGAATATTCAGTATAAACAGATACTCTTTACCATAATACAATTCCAGGCTAAAGGCGACCATGGGGTTTGGTGGCACAGGTCACATTGCGGGACCGTGGGTGTCACGGGCTGATTGAGTCCAATGGTGATGCAGAATCAGCCAGCAAAGTCGACTTGTTCTACCTCCCAACTGCTTGATGAAAGGATGCACCGCGATAAATGGAGCAGTGTGAACTGGTCAATGGGTAGAAAACAAATGGTTAGTAAATGAGAATAGTTGAAAATGCACACCCACCCTCAGCTGGCTAATGTCTGCTCTCTACTGGATTCTTAATCAAACTGAAACCGGGAGATTAAGCCTTTTAAGAAGTGTAGCACATTTAAACACCACTAGATGGCATAAAGTGATTTCTGGAAAGTAAATATGAAAAGACTAATTCTACATAACATTTGTCCACATAGTATTGAAATTCAGAGATAAATATCCGAGGCAGCTTTGGTGGAGGCTTAAAATTGATGTACAGTCGACACTGAATAGGTCATGTATGGCCTGACCAAACTGCAGGTAAACAAAAGTGATGATCACCAGTAGTGTTGCAAGTTTGGGTCAGGAAGTGATGTTGGATACTTCTTAACCGAGCACGCCAGCTGGATGAGCTGTACGGCACCTGGCGTAAACCTGCCTCCTTTAAAGTCGACTACAAGTGAGTATTTAAGGAGCATGCACAAGAAAAATGATCATGGCAGTGAGTGAGCGTCACAATACTGTACAcgttcttgtttgttttttcccataCATTAACTTTATTTGTTTCCCATTTCAGCCTGCCAATGCACAAGATGACCAACACAGACCTGAGCAGGATTCTTAAGAGAGATCCAGGAAgcactttttcactttttgcacCCAAGTAAGCACTACTCCATTtaagtttaatgttttttagCTAGTCAAAAATGATGATGTTCCACTTCAGGTCCGTGTTTCTGAACCCTGATTTTTATGGAAGTTCTGAGCGTCACAATACTGGTCAGGTTcctgtttatatatatagtttccaTACATTGACCTTCTTTGTCTTCCATTTCAGCCTGCGAATGCACAAGATGACCAACATAGACCTGAGCAGGATTCTTAAGAGAGAGATCCAGGAAGCACTTCAGCAAGCTGGATGAGCTGTACGGCACCTGGCGTAAACCCGCCTCCCTTAAAGTTGACTACAAGTGAGTATTTAAGGAGCATGCACACTGTACCACAAGAATAAATGTGTTGATCATATTACAGTGATGAGCTTCCACTTCAGGTCCgtgtttttgaatcagtgataTTTAATGAAGTTCTGAGTCTGAGCGTCACAATACTGGTCAGGTTCCTGTTAATATATAGTTTCCATACATTGACCTTCTTTGTCTCCCATTTCAGCCTGCCAATGCACAAGATGACCAACACAGACCTGAGCAGGATTCTTAAGAGAGAGATCCAGGAAGCACTTCAGCAAGCTGTGGTGTACGGCACCTGGCGTAAACCCGCCTCCCTTAAAGTTGACTACAAGTGAGTATTTAAGGAGCATGCACACTGTACCACAATAAATTATCGTGTTGATCATATTACAGTGATGAGCTTCCACTTCAGGTCCGTGTTTTTGAATCTATGTGATATTTAATGAAGTTCTGAGTGTCACAATACTGGTCAGGTTCCTGTTTATATATAGTTTCCATACATTAACCTTCTTTGTCTCCCGTTTCAGCCTGCCAATGCACAAGATGACCAACACAGACCTGAGCAGGATTCTTAACAGTGAGGAGATCCAGAAAGCACTTTGTGCACCCAAGTAAGCACTGCTCCATTTAAGTTTAATGTTTCTTAGCTGGCCAAACATGATGATGTTCCACTTCAGGTCCGTGTTTCTGAACCGTGATTATATGGAAGTTCTGAGCGACACAAGTTTATTACAAACATTGCAGTTTAGCAGTTCATAGTTAACGGTGAGTTTTATTGTCACTACAGCAAGAAGAGCAACCGCAGAGTTCCGAAGAACTTGACTATTATGATGAAGACGTCATGCCATCCACAAGCATGACCCTGCGGTAAGAAGTGAAACTGTTCAAGATCTGTAGATCAAGGGTAAGATGCTGAAACCCAAGAAGAGGCCTGGAAAGAAGAGGGCACCTGCAAAAGCTTCAGGCCTAAATTCATACTCAACAGACTGGAGTTCAGTGATAATAAATGGTGATTTCTAATTCATGAGTCGGatgtcatttcaaatttttatttcacaatacGATTTCACAAAAAGATATGGATCTGTTGCTGCTGAAAGGACACTGGGGTAAAGAGGAATATCAAGCACATAGGCTGAGCAGCATTTGTCATGATTAACTTGAATCATTAGAAAAAGATGGCTTTTCAGGCTGGCCTGCAATACAGCCCAGAGAAATGTTCAATACATAGTTAATTTCACCTGGCATTCAGGTGTAAATATATAACTGTTGATTGCACAACTTTTTAAACCATTGAATATTCAGTATAAACAGATACAATTTACCCATATTGCAATTCCAGTCCAAAGAGGACCATGTGTTATGGGGTTTGGCGGAACAGGTCACATTGTGGTACCATGGGTGGGTGTCACGGGCTGGTTGAGGCCAATGGTGCTGCACAACCAGCCTGCGAAGTCGACCTGCTCTGCCTCCGACTGCTTGATGAAAGGATGCACCTGGATAAATGGAGCAGTGTGAACTGGTCAATGGGTAGAAAACAAATTGCTAGTAAATAAGAGCAGTTGAGAATGCACACCCACCATCTGCTGTTTCAGGtctgctctctctgcaggatTCTTAATCAAACTGAAATTGAGACAAAGCACTTAAGGTGAGCAGATTTCACACCACTTAGTGGTATTAAGTGTGATTTGTGGACATTACACTGGCATTTAATGCTGGtaaatggtaaaaacaaaacaaaaaactacataCCATTTGTTCACAAAGTCTTGAAATTCAGAGCTAAATATCCCAGGTAGCTTTGGTGGAGGCTGAAAATGAGATGTACAGTCAACACTGAATAGGTCAAATATGGTCTGATCAAACTGCAGGTAAAGACATTGATCAATAGTCTCCTGGGAAGTTCATGTCATGATATAATGGAGCACACTCACCTCATTGACTATATAATCAAGTAGCTCAAATATTGCCATTGGTGGTCTGCTGTCCGGTCCGTATGCTatgggggaggaaagaaagttATTCACTGTGTCCTCTGCGCtaaacattattttctgtcctttcatgaaaatatttaagTTAATATACTGTGGCAAACATTTTCAACTGGCTGAAATTTCAGTTAAGGCTGCACTGAGGAATCTGGATGAGCCAGTGTCATCTCAGACTTACAGCTGACTGGTCGCCCAGGAGGCCGTGGCTTTGGGGAGGACTCGCTGGAGGCTGAGTCCCCATCCACCGGGAGGCCAAAAATCTGTTCCAATTCTCTGGCATCGGGTGGCGGGATAGGGAAGCGTCCAATGGCCATTTCAACCAGGGACAGACCCATACTCCAGATGTCCGACTGAACAGAGTAATGAGTGCCCTGTAGACGCTCGggctgcaaaataaaaagccaTTCCATAATTATTACAACAATTTATATTTTGCGGTGGTATAAATCTGATTAATTGCACAGCCTGTGGTTACACGTGAACCTATTTTTAACAtggcaaacactgaaaagatATATGGCCTTTTGACATAAAGCCTATGTATGAAGCAATTTCCAGGTAAAATACGCAAAAATCCCTACAGCTAATGTGTGAAGCTATGTGCAGCAGGGAAAGTGTGTCCATTTTCACCCACAGACATGTAAGACCGAGTGCCCACAAAGGAGTTGGCCATGGAGTCTATGAGCTGTCCGCTCACTCCGAAGTCACACAGCTTGATCTCACCGCGGGAATTCACCAGGATGTTGGAAGGCTTGACGTCTGAAAGAGGGACATGAAATATTTAGGAGAACTGGCAGGGGACAACGTGCAGTCTTCtctagcatttttttttctcacaaacacCTCGTCCATGCACCTGAAATTACATTAATGTGACACTGCACTTCAGCCTCAAGTTATTTAGAGCAAACAATGTTCGCGAATGTGCCTTAAAACAACAGTGAGGTGGGACATCCCAATGTTTATCCTTCTCATATTGACCGTCTTAGTGTCCCTCCCTGATGTGCTCTGGATGTGGTGGTAAACAAAACCCAATCTGTTCTGTGCAGAAAATTATCTGAAGCTAAAATGAAGCATCACTAATCTGACTTGGATAAATCTCTCTAAATTACAGCCTCATTTGTGCAAAATTGCCTCTTTTCTTATTACtatgttttcactgcagctccacagtgaaacacaacatggatttttcttttaacgATAAAGGCTGTAACTTTTGGAGATGTCTGCCTGAGTAACTTGTCCCGCCAAAGCTTCATATTACATTTCtggataaatgttttttagagAAGCGTGAGGATTTTGTCCTTTCAGTTTAGCGTTTGCAGTGTTTAAATGTGTCaaactgcattttatttgtatcataTTTTAGTAAATTAGTGATTGACCTCTGTGCATGATCTTGTGTTTCTCCCTCAGGTAGGAGAGCCCTTTAATGACCTGGAAAGACAAATATTGCATATAAGCAGATTCAAGTTAGAGATGttgttttctattaaaaaaacaacacaaatatagCTGTAATTTAACAACGGGAGCACACAACTAGTGGGCGAGGTGTTGGAGGTACCCACAGCGATGCTGACTTTTCCAAGGATCTGCTCTGGGATCTTGCCTGCTTTCTTCAGCGACTGGTCCAGGGAGCCACCGTCCTACAACCAGCAGGGAAGAACAACACGGATGAGCATCTCCTGAAAGGACTCGTTGAAATTCAGAGTTTGTGAAGAAACAAATACTGGACACTGTCAGGTACAACATATAAAGCAGCTCAAAGAGAATACTGGTCAGCTCTGATATATTAACCCAACAATTGTACCATGTGCTCCATGCAGATGCTGATTTCTCCGTCACTGTAGAAAGCTCCGTAGAAGCCCACAATGTAGGGGGAGTTGCACTCATGGAGCACCTGCAGCTCCCTGATGATCTGGTTCCTGATGGCCGGTTTGATCTCCAGATGGATCAGCTGGAACACAGAAGACACCAGGTTTTGTTTACACTCTCACGtcacacagaacaaaaagaCGGGGTGGGTGGTGCCGCCTTGCTTTTGGATATTGGATGTGTGCACACAAATCAGATACGATACAAGCGAGCTAGGAAGGGAACTGTGTTAATATAgatccatgtttttttaaattttatatatatatatatatatatatatatatatgaaaatatatttttgacagtAACCTGTATTCCATCTTGTGCACAAAATAAGATGCATTTTTCTCAACACTCTGTGAAAAACAGTGATGATTTCTGTAAAAATCTATATCTGTGTGACGTACTGGGGAGGAAAACGCCATATGTAGTTGTATAATACAAGTACACACAGCTCACCTTCCTCGCCATAATCAGACCGGAGGGTCGGTGGGAGACCTTGAAGACAACTCCCCCGTTGCCTGCACCCAGCTCGCAGATCTTCTCAAAGTCATCGTCCTTCAGCTCTCCCACCTTCTGCTTCTGTGTCAGAAAGGCCTCCAGGCGTTTCCGCTGCTGCTCGTCTAACTCGAGCTCCTCTAGTTTCTTCTGC contains:
- the LOC118314933 gene encoding 60S ribosomal protein L4-B; the protein is MACARPLISVYSEKGESSGKNVVMPAVFKAPIRPDVVNFVHTNMRKNSRQPYAVSELAGHQTSAESWGTGRAVARIPRVRGGGTHRSGQGAFGNMCRGGRMFAPTKTWRRWHRRINTTQKRYAICSALAASALPALVMSKGHRIEEIPEVPLVVEDKVEGYKKTKEAVLLLKKLKAWNDIKKVYASQRMRAGKGKMRNRRRIQRKGPCIIYNQDAGVTKAFRNIPGITLQNVNQLNLLRLAPGGHVGRFCIWTESAFRKLDELYGTWRKPASLKVDYNLPMHKMTNTDLSRILKSEEIQKALRAPNKKINRRVLKKNPLKNLKIMLKLNPYAKTARRHAILKHDPAIKAKMLKPKKRPGKKRAPAKPKA
- the LOC118314935 gene encoding 60S ribosomal protein L4-like, with product MHKMTNTDLSRILKREIQEALQQAVVYGTWRKPASLKVDYNLPMHKMTNTDLSRILNSEEIQKALCAPNKKSNRRVPKNLTIMMKTSCHPQA
- the map2k1 gene encoding dual specificity mitogen-activated protein kinase kinase 1, producing MQKRRKPEPIQLNPIPDGNTINGTGATETNLEALQKKLEELELDEQQRKRLEAFLTQKQKVGELKDDDFEKICELGAGNGGVVFKVSHRPSGLIMARKLIHLEIKPAIRNQIIRELQVLHECNSPYIVGFYGAFYSDGEISICMEHMDGGSLDQSLKKAGKIPEQILGKVSIAVIKGLSYLREKHKIMHRDVKPSNILVNSRGEIKLCDFGVSGQLIDSMANSFVGTRSYMSPERLQGTHYSVQSDIWSMGLSLVEMAIGRFPIPPPDARELEQIFGLPVDGDSASSESSPKPRPPGRPVSSYGPDSRPPMAIFELLDYIVNEPPPKLPGIFSSEFQDFVNKCLIKNPAERADLKQQMVHPFIKQSEAEQVDFAGWLCSTIGLNQPVTPTHGTTM